GAACCAACATCGCCTTTTTTAATGTACACCTGTGGACCGACTGTTTACGACATGGCGCACATTGGAAATTTTAGAACATTTGTATGCGAAGATCTACTAAGAAGAGTGCTTGAGTTTTTGGGCTACAAGGTCAAACATGTGATGAACATCACTGATATTGATGATAAAACTATCAAAGGAGCGATTGAAAAAAAGGTCTCACTTCAAGAGTTTACTGAGCCCTACACAGACGCGTTTTTTGAAGACTTAACTCTTCTTGGTTGCAAAAAGGCGAACGCATATCCAAAAGCCACCGAATTTATTCCAAAAATGATCCAGATAATCGAAAAATTGATTAAGACCAAACACGCATACAGCATGTCTGATGGGGTCTACTTTGATATCCACTCCTTTAAGCACTATGGCAAGCTTTCGCACTTAAATTTAGAAGAGCTGCAAGCAGGGGCTTCTAAAAGATGCCATGTGGATGAATATGATCGCAAGCACATCTCAGACTTTGTGCTCTGGAAAGCATACGATCCTAAGCGAGATGGAGATATTTTTTGGGTCTCACCTTTTGGCAAAGGAAGACCTGGCTGGCATCTGGAATGTTCCTGTATGGCAATGGACTTGCTTGGAGAGACGATCGATTTACATGCAGGAGGTGTAGACAATATTTTTCCCCATCATGAAAATGAAATTGCACAATCAGAAAGTCTATCAAAAAAACCCTTTGTCAAACATTGGTTCCATGTCGAACATTTGCTTGTCAATAACAAAAAAATGGCCAAAAGCTTGGGGAATTTTTACACCCTCAAAGATCTGATAAAAAAAGGATATACAGGAACTTGTGTGCGTTACTTACTTTTAAGCGCGCACTATAAAACGCAGCTTAATTTTACACTAGAGGCACTAGATAGCGCTAAACAGGCTTGCGACCGCCTTAACACGCTTTATCATCGCCTGCATACGGTGAAAAATGAAGGCTCATATGATGCCAAAGACCTGATTGAGTCCACGCTATTTGAATTTACAGAAGCTTTGATAGATGATCTTAATATTTCAAAGGCCCTCAGTCATCTCTTTGATTTTGTGCGCGCAGTAAATGCCTTGATCGATGAAAATCAAATGTCTACTAACTTAGCAAAAGAGTGTATTGCTACATTAGAAAAGCTCAATGAGCCTCTAAATATTATCGAAATCAAAAAAGCCTCTATTCCCAAAGACATTGTGCTTTTGGCAAAAAAAAGACAACAAGCAAGGGAGCAAAAAGATTTTGAACTTGCAGATTTGGTGCGTAAAGAAGTCGAAGAAAAGGGATATCTTATTAAAGATACCCCCAAAGGTTTTGAAATCAAAAAGACTTAATCTCATTCAAACCACCAAAAATTTCCTTCATGACATACTTTGAGATGTAATTGTTCATTGGCCCTAAAAACAGCCTTTCGAACACTATCCCAGGTCCAATCATCTCCACACATAATTCCATCTTCCTTCAACTTTGGAAACCAATCCATGATATCAGTAAAAACACTTTCTTCCTCATGCGCTGCATCGATGTAAATAAGATCTGCTTTGACATTTAATGCTTTAGCAGCTTCGCTTGTTTTCATACGAACAGGAACGATTTTGTGTGTGAGATTTTCATGAATGACATTGGATAAAAAAAGTTGGAAGAGTTCTGGATATTTTTTCGCATGCTGAGGCTGGTGATCAATTTGTATATTTCCTAACCAATGATCCACCGCATAAACAACCGCATCATCTGCAATCAGTTTTGCCATAAAACGTGTAGAAGTTCCTAACCAAGAGCCCAATTCTACGATGACTTTAGGATCTTTTGTGGCAATAAAGCGTTGCAAATTGCGCTGATTAGCACTGGCAAACCACCCATGTCCGTCAAAAGGCAAGACGTTGATGCTGCGATAGGGTTCTGGCATGTCTTGCTGAGCTGCAAAACCTAAAGCAAAACTTAAGCACATTATCATCAGTTTCTTCATTTTTCAACTCCTTATTTTGGATTTATAAAGTGATAAAGATACAAGTCAAAGAATTTATTTAGTAGTAAAAAGGGGGAAAATGATGAGGGAATCTTAGAAAGAGTTTAGTCTAAAAACTTCATTATGGGAAAAAAGAGCACATCTCTTATCGAATGACAATTTGTAAAGAGCATGACGAGCCTGTCAATGCCAATGCCTACACCAGAAGCAGGAGGCATGCCTTGGCAAATCGCTTCGATAAACTCTTCGTCTAAAGGATGTGCTTCTGGGTTACCTTGTTCATGAAGCAGAGCTTGTTCAACGAGAAGCTCACGTTGCAAAATAGGATCATTGAGTTCTGTGTAGGCGTTACACGCTTCTGTAGCTAGAATAAAACTTTCAAAACGTTCGACAAGGCCCTCATTTTTTTCCTTTTTGTTGCGATGGGGTTTGCATAAGGGGGTTGTTTCAATGGGGTGATCGGTAATGTGGTGGGGTTGGATAAGATGCTTTTCTGCCAATTCTTCAAAAAGCATGGCAATATGAACACCTCTTGTAGCTTTTTCAATAGCTTGGTGGTCAAGATCCGTTTTTTCTTTAAGGATTTTTTTAATCGCATCGTCATCAAGAGTGTCCACATCAATATCAGCGTATGTTTTAATAGCCTCTTTCATAGTAAGGCGTTTCCAAGGAGCTTTGAGATCAAGAGTGATTTCTTGGTCTAAATGTGTCACTACAATTTTGGTATCTTCAAAAAGCTTAAGAGCAATGGTTTCATACAATTTTTCTACATATTCCATCATATCATTATAATCCCAATAGGCTGCGTAAGCTTCGAGTTCTGTAAATTCAGGATTGTGTGTTTTGTCGAGGCCTTCATTGCGAAATACTTTGCTAATTTCAAACACTTTTGAAAAGCCGCCCACAAGCAGTTTTTTTAAGGGAATTTCCAAAGAAATACGCAAAAACATGTCTTCGTTTAGGGCGTTAAGCAGAGTTTTAAAGGGTTTTGCATTGGCGCCCCCGTACACGCTTTGGAGCACAGGTGTTTCTACTTCGATAAAGCCATGTTTTTCAAAATATTCGCGGATGATCTTCAAAATCAAAGAGCGTGTGAAAAAAGTTTGTTTAATTTCAGGATTAGATACAAGATCAAGCCAGCGTTTGCGATATCTAAGCTCTTTGTCTTCTAGGCCTGCATGTTTTTCTGCAAGAGGAAGCAGGGATTTACAAAGCAGGGTCACTTTTTTTACAAAAATGGTCAGTTCATTTTTTTGCGTGTAGAAAAGGTTTCCCTCAATGCCTAAAATATCACCAAGACTGAGCTTTTTTTCGATAAACTTGATATCGGTAATCGAATCTCCTTTAAGTCCTTCTACTTTGGTGTGATCGCGATTAAATAAGATCTGAATGCGTCCTTTTTCGTCTTGGATATGTGCAAACGCGTTTTTTCCCATAGCGCGAAATAAGACAAGGCGCCCGGCGACTTTTGCTTCTGGAGAAGATCCACTTTGGGCCAGATCAAAATGGGCCTCTAAATCTTGGTATTCTTCCAAGAGCTCCAAGGAGGTTGACCCTGGGGTATATTTTGGGGGATAAGGGTCAATACCCAGCGCTTTGATCTCTTCTAAGAGACGGACTCTATTTTTAAACTCTTCATACGAGTGATATTCTGGCAGCAAGTGCGACATCATTTTTTCCTTTTTTTTGAAATATTAACATGAATTTAAAAGAATGTCGAGTAGGGATCAATATCAAAAAAACACGAGACATTTTTTGACTTGTCGATTTCTATGGAAGAAAGCAGGGCTTGCATAGTTGCAACATTGGGGCCCTTGATTAAAATTTGGTAGCGAAATTGATCTTTGATTTTAGAAATCCCGCAAGGAACAAGAGGATAGAGCGTATAGCCTTTGGATAGCTTTTCTTTGATCTTTTCAAAATATTGGTTGGCAAATCTTAGCAAGCTTTTTTCATCAAAAGAACGAAACATCAATTTGATGAGCTTATTGTGGGGAGGGAACAAAAATGCTTTTCTTTGTTCAAGTTCATAGTTGAAAAAACGCTTATAATCTTCTTTTGCCGCGCACTGGATGACAGGGTGATTGGTAAATTTGGTTTGTAAAATCACCTCTCCTGGAAGATGGCCTCTGCCCGATCTTCCGGCCACCTGTGTGACCAGCTGAAAGACATTTTCAGGCGCTTTGAAATCGGGGAGATTCAGGGTAAGATCGCAGTTGAGAACGAGCACCAGCGTCACAGAAGGAATGTGCAATCCTTTGGCAATCATTTGTGTGCCAATGAGGACGTTGGCTTTTTTGGATTTGAAACGATCGATGAGTGCCTTGTGCGCACCTTTGGTCCGTGTGGTATCTGCATCCATGCGCACGATTTGTGTGGAAGGAAAAAGCTGGCGCAGTTGTGTTTCAACAAATTCTGTGCCGATGCCTCTAAATTTGAGCATCTCGTGTTTGCAACTGGGACATTGTTTTGGGGGAGGGTATAGACTGTAGGCACACAAATGGCAGGTGAGCTTGTTTCCGTATTTGTGAAAAGTGAGACTGACATCGCAGTGAGGGCATTTGAGAATCTCATTACATTCAGGGCAGATTTGAAAGGCATGGAACCCGCGACGGTTTAAAAAGATAAGCGTTTGCTCTTTTTTTTCTTGCCTTTCTTTAAATTTTTGCAAAAACAGATCGCTAAAAATGAAGTTTTTCTTCTCGTGTTCTTTTTGCATATCCACAATATGCACAGTGGGGAGTTTTGCGTTGATGCGTTCATTGAGTTCTAAGAGCGTATAGTTTTTCTTTTGCGTGTTGTGATAGCTTTCTAGACTTGGTGTGGCAGAGCCTAAAATGACTGGGCACTGATTGATTTTTGCGCGCATAATGGCCACATCGCGTGCATTGATGGCAGGCATTTTTTCTGACTGCTTGTAGGAAGGATCATGCTCTTCATCTACGATGATGAGTCCTAAGTTTTGCATAGGGGAAAATACGCTAGATCTTGGACCCACCACAATGGAGGCATCTTGCGTGTAGACTTTTTGCCATTCATCAAAACGCTCGCCAGAGCTTAGACGATGGTGCAGCACGGCAATTTTTTTATAAAAGCGAGAAAAGAGGCGTTCGATGGTTTGGTGTGTTAAGCTAATTTCTGGCACCATCAAAAGAGCAGATTGTCCTTTTTTAAGCACATTGTCGATCGCTTGTAAGTAGATTTCTGTTTTTCCAGAGCCCGTTATCCCATGAAGCAAAAAAACCTCGAAGCGTTTTGCATTGAGTGCATCTTCGATTTTGTTAAAAGCAAATTGTTGTTGTGTTGTCAGCTGTTTTTTTTGCGTTTGGATAAAGTCGAGATGTTCTAGAGGGGAGCGTTCTTTTTCCACCTGTCTTTCTTTTAAAAATCCTTTTTTTATTAGCTGGTCAATTACCGCTTTTGTAGTAGTTGTTTTACGCTTTAGTTCGGATAAAAATATTCCCTTTTTTACATGGAGCATCACGTCTAGAACAAGGGCTTGTTTAGGGCTTTTTTTTCGTATGTTACCAAGAGCTTCTTGGATAACGTGGCGAGATTGTTTGCGTTCAATGAAAGATTCCATCTTGGGTCCTATTTCCTTTTTGATACATGTCGGAATAATGAGAGATAACACAGATCTTAAAGGAGTCATGTAATAGTCGCTGATCCATTTAGCTAATTCTAAGAGATCTTTTGTTAAGAGGGGTTTTGCAGAAATCTCTAAAATAGGATGGACTTTATCAAAATCGGGAGCATCTTTGATTTCAACAATGGTGCCTTGCTGCATCTGATGTCTTAGAGGAACCACAACACGTGATCCAGGATGTGCGATTTTAAGGTGGCGATCTTCAATGCCATAATCTAAAAGTTGATCTAGACGCACATCGAGAGCAACGGAGGCATATTTTACGTAAGTGTTAGGTGTAAGAGTTGTTTCCATAAAAGCTTTTTGTTTTCGGGACTCTGTAATTGGTTAAGATCTTCAATATAGATAATGGTGCGATCCTTTTCCTTTAAAACGCCAAAAATCCCTGTCTTTTTTACATTTGGGTGGGGTTGTGTTGTCAAAAGCAGATCTTCTTTATTATCCACAATGGTGCCCAATTTTTCTTGAATAGCAAGTGTCAATTTTTGTGTCAGCGGTGTTTTGGGAAGATCGACTTTGATCCGTTTTTTCACCGTTTGATCTTCTTTGAATGTGGCATAATTTTGATCGATTTTTTTAATTAAATGCTCCATATGATCTAAAGATACAGATTTTTTTTCTTGTTGTTTAATCTCAAAGGATTTTTTTATCGGTGGTGGAGGAGGGGGTTTGACCGTTTTTACTTCTTTAACAATTGCTTTTTTTGAAGGGTGCAAAAAGGTGTAAATGCGCTTGTAGGCCCCAAGTTCATGGAGTTTTTGTTGCTGCTCTAAATAG
This genomic stretch from Chlamydiota bacterium harbors:
- the lysS gene encoding Lysine--tRNA ligase, which codes for MSHLLPEYHSYEEFKNRVRLLEEIKALGIDPYPPKYTPGSTSLELLEEYQDLEAHFDLAQSGSSPEAKVAGRLVLFRAMGKNAFAHIQDEKGRIQILFNRDHTKVEGLKGDSITDIKFIEKKLSLGDILGIEGNLFYTQKNELTIFVKKVTLLCKSLLPLAEKHAGLEDKELRYRKRWLDLVSNPEIKQTFFTRSLILKIIREYFEKHGFIEVETPVLQSVYGGANAKPFKTLLNALNEDMFLRISLEIPLKKLLVGGFSKVFEISKVFRNEGLDKTHNPEFTELEAYAAYWDYNDMMEYVEKLYETIALKLFEDTKIVVTHLDQEITLDLKAPWKRLTMKEAIKTYADIDVDTLDDDAIKKILKEKTDLDHQAIEKATRGVHIAMLFEELAEKHLIQPHHITDHPIETTPLCKPHRNKKEKNEGLVERFESFILATEACNAYTELNDPILQRELLVEQALLHEQGNPEAHPLDEEFIEAICQGMPPASGVGIGIDRLVMLFTNCHSIRDVLFFPIMKFLD
- the cysS gene encoding Cysteine--tRNA ligase; its protein translation is MHKLVLYNTLTHQKQILEPTSPFLMYTCGPTVYDMAHIGNFRTFVCEDLLRRVLEFLGYKVKHVMNITDIDDKTIKGAIEKKVSLQEFTEPYTDAFFEDLTLLGCKKANAYPKATEFIPKMIQIIEKLIKTKHAYSMSDGVYFDIHSFKHYGKLSHLNLEELQAGASKRCHVDEYDRKHISDFVLWKAYDPKRDGDIFWVSPFGKGRPGWHLECSCMAMDLLGETIDLHAGGVDNIFPHHENEIAQSESLSKKPFVKHWFHVEHLLVNNKKMAKSLGNFYTLKDLIKKGYTGTCVRYLLLSAHYKTQLNFTLEALDSAKQACDRLNTLYHRLHTVKNEGSYDAKDLIESTLFEFTEALIDDLNISKALSHLFDFVRAVNALIDENQMSTNLAKECIATLEKLNEPLNIIEIKKASIPKDIVLLAKKRQQAREQKDFELADLVRKEVEEKGYLIKDTPKGFEIKKT
- the priA gene encoding Primosomal protein N' — protein: METTLTPNTYVKYASVALDVRLDQLLDYGIEDRHLKIAHPGSRVVVPLRHQMQQGTIVEIKDAPDFDKVHPILEISAKPLLTKDLLELAKWISDYYMTPLRSVLSLIIPTCIKKEIGPKMESFIERKQSRHVIQEALGNIRKKSPKQALVLDVMLHVKKGIFLSELKRKTTTTKAVIDQLIKKGFLKERQVEKERSPLEHLDFIQTQKKQLTTQQQFAFNKIEDALNAKRFEVFLLHGITGSGKTEIYLQAIDNVLKKGQSALLMVPEISLTHQTIERLFSRFYKKIAVLHHRLSSGERFDEWQKVYTQDASIVVGPRSSVFSPMQNLGLIIVDEEHDPSYKQSEKMPAINARDVAIMRAKINQCPVILGSATPSLESYHNTQKKNYTLLELNERINAKLPTVHIVDMQKEHEKKNFIFSDLFLQKFKERQEKKEQTLIFLNRRGFHAFQICPECNEILKCPHCDVSLTFHKYGNKLTCHLCAYSLYPPPKQCPSCKHEMLKFRGIGTEFVETQLRQLFPSTQIVRMDADTTRTKGAHKALIDRFKSKKANVLIGTQMIAKGLHIPSVTLVLVLNCDLTLNLPDFKAPENVFQLVTQVAGRSGRGHLPGEVILQTKFTNHPVIQCAAKEDYKRFFNYELEQRKAFLFPPHNKLIKLMFRSFDEKSLLRFANQYFEKIKEKLSKGYTLYPLVPCGISKIKDQFRYQILIKGPNVATMQALLSSIEIDKSKNVSCFFDIDPYSTFF